From a region of the Corallococcus coralloides DSM 2259 genome:
- a CDS encoding metallophosphoesterase family protein has protein sequence MRFSFVHAADLHLDTPFRGVATHGPLLERFQQSTFHALARIVDVCLRERVTFLLLAGDLFDVKDRSVRARLALRTELSRLDRAGIQTFIVHGNHDPLSGDTGTLGLPASVKVFGPEWEDVEVRRDGRRLCHVQGVSYPDVEVRENLSARFRRTGEHFSVGLLHANLGGDAGHANYAPCTAADLAAGGLDYWALGHVHTRAEHLLPGGGVAVYPGNPQGRHVHETGERGCVVVDVEDGVARRRFVPVDRVRWHRLDVPLAGVTSLDMLQAVATEVVESRCAEDFDGHAVRLTLAGRGPLHRELARPGARTQLEADLRERLARAHPPVLLESLRDGSRPEVDLEAVRAEGGFLGTLLDDAQALAHDEAALTALWDSEHLTKLGQRLKRLGVDALEVPRPELVAQAGQRGVEQLHEEAS, from the coding sequence ATGCGCTTCTCCTTCGTGCACGCCGCGGATCTCCATCTGGACACGCCGTTCCGGGGAGTGGCCACGCACGGCCCGCTCCTGGAGCGCTTCCAGCAGTCCACCTTCCATGCACTCGCGCGCATCGTGGACGTGTGTCTGCGCGAGCGCGTGACGTTCCTCCTTTTGGCCGGGGACCTGTTCGACGTGAAGGACCGCTCGGTGCGCGCGCGGCTGGCCCTGCGCACGGAGCTGTCTCGGCTGGACCGCGCGGGCATCCAGACCTTCATCGTCCACGGCAACCATGATCCGCTGAGCGGGGACACCGGCACGCTGGGGCTGCCCGCGTCGGTGAAGGTGTTCGGTCCGGAGTGGGAGGACGTGGAGGTCCGGCGCGACGGCCGGCGTCTGTGCCACGTGCAGGGCGTGTCCTATCCGGACGTGGAGGTGCGAGAGAACCTGTCCGCGAGATTCCGCCGCACCGGCGAGCACTTCAGCGTGGGCCTGCTGCACGCGAACCTGGGCGGCGACGCGGGCCACGCGAACTACGCGCCCTGCACGGCCGCGGACCTGGCGGCGGGCGGGCTGGACTACTGGGCCTTGGGGCACGTGCACACGCGCGCGGAGCACCTGCTGCCCGGCGGCGGCGTGGCGGTGTACCCGGGCAACCCGCAGGGCCGGCACGTGCACGAGACGGGCGAGCGCGGCTGCGTGGTGGTGGACGTGGAAGACGGCGTCGCGCGCAGGCGGTTCGTGCCGGTGGACCGCGTGCGCTGGCACCGGCTGGACGTGCCGCTCGCGGGCGTCACGTCGCTGGACATGCTCCAGGCGGTGGCCACGGAGGTGGTGGAGTCGCGCTGCGCGGAGGACTTCGACGGGCACGCGGTGCGCCTCACGCTGGCCGGACGCGGCCCGCTGCATCGGGAGCTCGCGCGGCCGGGGGCGAGGACGCAATTGGAGGCGGACCTGCGTGAGCGGCTGGCGCGCGCGCACCCTCCGGTGCTGCTGGAGTCGCTGCGTGATGGCAGCCGGCCGGAGGTGGACCTGGAGGCGGTGCGCGCCGAAGGCGGCTTCCTGGGCACGCTGCTGGACGATGCGCAGGCGCTGGCCCATGACGAGGCGGCGCTCACAGCGCTGTGGGATAGCGAGCATCTGACGAAGCTGGGCCAGCGACTCAAGCGGCTGGGCGTGGACGCGTTGGAGGTGCCTCGGCCGGAGCTGGTGGCGCAGGCGGGCCAGCGCGGCGTGGAGCAACTCCACGAGGAGGCATCATGA
- a CDS encoding AAA family ATPase — MKPGLRINRFQVDGFGHFRGYSGTPGPGLTLLYGPNEAGKSTLLAFLRGVLFGFEKRGQPERYEPEGALFGGELWLDTAVGPLVVHRHGGKRASEGTLTVRGLDGQPLPETLLDQALGDVPRELFFEVFAFRLDELSSFQRLAKQRGVSEALFAAGMQGARLLPEAVERLSKSAEALYLPRGQTKELNIVMKELEEVQQALREAGDRPALYFSTRDQLAERIAEGHALEVARKHTEHELDHASRLESALGDLAVLARDRAELATLPVLDTFPPGAETRLEDVLQRRKTYRAQQAQLHERLTPIEEARERLAAPWPVRERAESLRTALATYSGHSEQLRSLPARRASLTSRRRQLEQSLGELGLAVDAGGLLALDLGARARGELESLAGRLDAADSALAQAEAEQARTREERARLETALGRVQAELEALPEERPAQVRQRQAAVGRMRAVRGDLERLAEQRLEQRRQMDGVRAPTDAVPLRSLLPLSWVVAAALVALGFAVLAAWLAGPSVGVLCAVGGLLLVGLLLFVRHRVETARKASLEAQAARHRWRQQEEERFRSVQAAMSAREELLQRELLNASGAAGLSPGASLSDLAAQEAQLAELLTQAERRELLVREEDTLRTAWDTAVREAQRVEEARLRASQREEVLREEWRAFLVARRFPEALSAASALTLWLDAAALRQRLLDLRTDEEEFTVAETACDAVTTRLLQEARAAGLPEGPPETVAARVSVALEEVRSRAADQRHLDGQRGELLAEKARLDQLALDEDQAWEALLTEGGCQDEATFRRRAVQARRYTELAARVREHVQRVQALTGLGENAANEEVHSAGGETGLKEQLATLRERHKAEGERHKAVLTEQGSLKTQLSQWENDDRVSRLRIQEETLRAKAAELATRYAADRLTLALLGRARRRFEEEQQPRVIQLASELFSELTAGRYRRVFIPAGDARELRVSDGARDWSAEQLSRGTREQLFLAFRLAVIRDFGETRGALPLITDDVLVNFDPERARGAVRLFARLAEAHQVIAFTCHPWLREQFEAEGAHVLELPGATKSLREGAQPLRVVSSG, encoded by the coding sequence ATGAAGCCGGGCCTGCGCATCAACCGCTTCCAGGTGGACGGCTTCGGGCACTTCCGCGGGTACTCGGGGACGCCGGGGCCGGGGCTCACGCTGCTGTACGGGCCCAACGAGGCGGGAAAGAGCACGCTGCTGGCGTTCCTGCGCGGCGTGCTGTTCGGCTTCGAGAAGCGCGGCCAGCCGGAGCGCTATGAGCCGGAGGGCGCGCTCTTCGGCGGTGAGCTGTGGTTGGACACGGCCGTCGGCCCGCTGGTGGTGCACCGGCACGGCGGCAAGCGCGCGTCGGAGGGCACGCTCACGGTGCGCGGCCTGGATGGACAGCCGCTGCCGGAGACGCTGCTGGACCAGGCGCTGGGGGACGTGCCGCGCGAGCTGTTCTTCGAGGTGTTCGCCTTCCGTCTGGATGAGCTGTCCTCGTTCCAGCGTCTTGCGAAGCAGCGGGGTGTGTCGGAAGCGCTGTTCGCCGCGGGCATGCAGGGCGCACGGCTGCTGCCGGAGGCGGTTGAGCGGCTGAGCAAGAGCGCGGAGGCGCTCTACCTGCCGCGTGGTCAGACGAAGGAACTGAACATCGTGATGAAGGAACTGGAGGAGGTGCAGCAGGCGCTGCGCGAAGCGGGGGACCGGCCCGCGCTCTACTTCTCCACCCGCGACCAGCTGGCGGAGCGCATCGCGGAGGGCCACGCGCTGGAGGTGGCGCGCAAGCACACCGAGCATGAGCTGGACCACGCCTCGCGGCTGGAGTCCGCGCTGGGGGACCTGGCGGTGCTCGCGCGAGACCGGGCGGAGCTGGCCACGCTGCCCGTGCTGGACACCTTCCCGCCGGGCGCGGAGACGCGGCTGGAGGACGTGCTCCAGCGGCGCAAGACGTACCGCGCCCAGCAGGCACAGCTGCATGAGCGGCTGACGCCCATCGAAGAAGCGCGGGAGCGGCTGGCGGCCCCATGGCCCGTGCGCGAGCGCGCGGAGTCCCTGCGCACGGCGCTGGCCACGTACTCCGGACACTCCGAACAGCTTCGCTCGCTGCCCGCGCGCAGGGCGTCGCTCACGTCGCGGCGGCGGCAGCTGGAGCAATCGCTGGGAGAGCTGGGGCTCGCGGTGGACGCGGGTGGATTGCTCGCGCTGGACCTGGGCGCGCGGGCGCGTGGAGAGCTGGAGTCGCTCGCGGGGAGGCTGGACGCGGCGGACTCGGCGCTCGCGCAGGCGGAGGCGGAACAGGCGCGCACGCGCGAGGAACGGGCGCGGCTGGAGACGGCGCTGGGGCGGGTGCAGGCGGAGCTGGAGGCGCTGCCCGAGGAGCGGCCCGCGCAGGTGCGCCAGCGGCAGGCGGCGGTGGGGCGGATGCGCGCGGTGCGCGGAGATCTGGAGCGGCTGGCCGAGCAGCGACTGGAGCAGCGTCGCCAGATGGACGGCGTGCGGGCGCCCACGGACGCGGTGCCGCTGCGCTCGCTCTTGCCGCTGTCGTGGGTGGTGGCGGCGGCGCTCGTGGCGCTGGGGTTCGCGGTGCTCGCGGCGTGGCTCGCGGGTCCGTCCGTGGGCGTGCTGTGCGCGGTGGGCGGCCTGCTGCTGGTGGGGTTGCTGCTGTTCGTGCGCCACCGCGTGGAGACGGCGCGCAAGGCCAGCCTGGAGGCGCAGGCGGCGCGGCACCGCTGGCGGCAGCAGGAGGAGGAGCGCTTCCGCTCGGTCCAGGCGGCGATGAGCGCACGCGAGGAGCTGCTCCAACGCGAGCTGTTGAATGCCTCCGGCGCGGCGGGGCTGTCCCCGGGCGCGTCGCTGTCGGACCTGGCCGCGCAGGAGGCACAGCTCGCGGAGCTGCTGACGCAGGCCGAGCGGCGCGAGCTGCTGGTGCGCGAGGAGGACACGCTGCGCACGGCCTGGGACACGGCGGTGCGCGAGGCCCAGCGCGTGGAGGAGGCGCGGCTGCGCGCGAGCCAGCGCGAGGAGGTCCTGCGCGAGGAGTGGAGGGCGTTCCTGGTGGCGCGCCGCTTCCCGGAGGCCCTCTCCGCGGCGTCGGCGCTGACGCTGTGGCTGGATGCCGCGGCGCTGCGGCAGCGGCTGTTGGACCTGCGCACGGACGAGGAGGAGTTCACGGTGGCGGAGACCGCGTGCGACGCGGTGACGACGCGGCTGCTGCAGGAGGCGCGAGCGGCGGGTCTGCCCGAGGGGCCGCCGGAGACAGTGGCCGCGCGGGTGTCCGTGGCGCTGGAAGAAGTGCGCTCGAGGGCGGCCGACCAGCGGCACCTGGACGGTCAGCGCGGCGAGCTGCTGGCGGAGAAGGCGCGGCTGGACCAGCTGGCGCTGGACGAGGACCAGGCGTGGGAGGCGCTGCTCACGGAAGGCGGCTGCCAGGACGAAGCCACCTTCCGCCGCCGCGCGGTGCAGGCGCGAAGGTACACGGAGCTGGCGGCCCGGGTGCGCGAGCACGTCCAGCGGGTGCAGGCACTCACCGGACTGGGTGAGAACGCGGCGAACGAGGAGGTCCACTCGGCGGGCGGTGAGACGGGCCTGAAGGAACAGCTCGCCACGCTGCGCGAGCGCCACAAGGCAGAGGGCGAGCGGCACAAGGCCGTGCTCACGGAGCAGGGCAGCCTGAAGACGCAGCTGTCGCAGTGGGAGAACGACGACCGCGTGTCACGGCTGCGCATCCAGGAGGAGACGCTGCGCGCGAAGGCGGCGGAGCTGGCCACGCGCTACGCGGCGGACCGGCTGACGCTGGCGTTGCTCGGAAGGGCGCGCCGGAGGTTCGAGGAGGAGCAGCAGCCGCGCGTCATCCAACTGGCGAGCGAGCTGTTCTCCGAGCTGACGGCGGGGCGCTACCGCCGCGTCTTCATCCCGGCCGGGGACGCGCGAGAGCTGCGCGTAAGCGACGGCGCCAGGGACTGGAGCGCGGAGCAGCTGTCCCGGGGCACGCGCGAGCAGCTGTTCCTCGCGTTCCGGCTGGCCGTCATCCGCGACTTTGGAGAGACGCGGGGCGCGCTGCCGCTCATCACGGATGACGTGTTGGTGAACTTCGATCCGGAACGGGCCCGGGGCGCGGTGCGGCTCTTCGCGAGGCTGGCGGAAGCCCACCAGGTCATCGCCTTCACCTGCCACCCGTGGCTGCGCGAACAGTTCGAAGCGGAAGGCGCCCATGTCCTGGAGCTGCCCGGCGCCACGAAGTCCCTCCGCGAAGGCGCCCAACCCTTACGGGTGGTCTCCAGCGGCTAG
- a CDS encoding carboxypeptidase regulatory-like domain-containing protein produces the protein MRKPSAVVIGGVVLALLIGAGVFWWLRPTPPTPASPPAARASRRQLPPAPPAPPQGALQVQGRVVDLQGQPVAGIEVSASVPLPGETLTELPCDANQPDVSLVSEDCASPAANLWVQELVEAHRGGAFVLSRTTSAQDGSFTLEGLPQGTVTLWALGSQGAGLLEDVASGTQDVTLELEASQPITGRVVDEDGAPLSHVQVTVLHTGTARFFETKTGADGRFSLGPLPEDTYGLLAAQPGRISAWMGEVATGPLPEDVVLYAPRRIVGTVVDGEHPVAGATVTELDNGRVATTDEQGRFTFDGLSPDEYTLKAEQGGLQAHETVVVTEDPREVQVTLRLGTVFYVEATVRDTAGKPVAQAEVSAALPRESDEYLDPHHFKALGTTDEDGRLRLGPLRARDYVFQVVADRMLDLTETRTIASGGPALDFVLSPAILVEGIVTDAAGKPVVDASLSLHPPDRTRPVSAPPPVYTRSFILVHPSREAPLTFDATSDAEGHFAIKVDQPLSGTLTLEAEGYLPRTLQVRAPTSGLKLTLDSGATVRGTVTSSRGTPVNEVDVSLEKQEPEPSPGAREAPEGEEDDNAFNSERTTFAGSSGEDGRFDIKGLPPGTYAVWMRTTTGGYERHMPDRVVLRGSETVELALRLDLDGRVGGIVVDAEGRPLADVTVEATAKEEEASTGRGYSPLSAKTGPDGRFVLEPLARDWDYELTAAKPGYALPKPPRKEHPDEGPDDETFEQLRARHRRWLEEREGPKLMARAGNMAVRITLAFQGRITGRLARKDGTPITRFTVNEEAVRDPKGAFTVFVDEPGPQHLTFEATGHALTQRDVDVPAGRDVDLGTVSMEEGHIIKGRVVDDATGAPLAGVSISLSLPAADAANAEQASSFADVDTGPDGTFQLPAVESRPYLLTAQEEEHALLERIVGPTEDTLELRLPISTRLEVTARDAQGQPASIVLAAVPKANPEEELTAPASDGVALFRDLAPGDYLVKIAGGNTGRAVPRVVRVEPHRVNRVDLPLSTTGLKLKLRWSERGRQGTSYLLPGRVPAPPESASAAEVRWLREQALPPLFHNAGTWVLVPPGPYTLLVLQEREGRWLSFREDVTVGPGTMQDMQEVEVPALPW, from the coding sequence ATGCGGAAGCCGTCGGCGGTGGTCATTGGAGGCGTCGTGCTCGCGCTCCTCATCGGAGCCGGGGTCTTCTGGTGGCTGCGCCCCACTCCCCCCACCCCCGCGTCCCCCCCGGCCGCCCGCGCCTCGCGCCGCCAGCTTCCCCCCGCGCCTCCCGCACCGCCCCAGGGCGCCCTCCAGGTCCAGGGCCGCGTCGTCGACCTCCAGGGGCAGCCGGTCGCCGGCATCGAGGTCTCCGCCTCCGTCCCCCTTCCCGGAGAGACGCTGACGGAGCTGCCGTGTGACGCGAACCAGCCCGACGTCTCCCTGGTCTCGGAGGACTGCGCGTCCCCCGCCGCCAACCTCTGGGTCCAGGAGCTGGTGGAGGCCCACCGGGGTGGGGCCTTCGTCCTGTCGCGCACCACGTCCGCGCAGGACGGCTCCTTCACCCTGGAGGGCCTGCCCCAGGGGACGGTCACCCTCTGGGCCCTGGGCTCGCAAGGCGCGGGCCTCCTGGAGGACGTCGCCTCCGGCACGCAGGACGTGACGCTGGAGCTCGAAGCCAGCCAGCCCATCACCGGCCGCGTGGTGGACGAGGACGGCGCCCCGCTCTCCCACGTCCAGGTCACCGTGCTGCACACGGGCACGGCGCGCTTCTTCGAGACGAAGACCGGCGCGGACGGCCGCTTCTCCCTGGGCCCCCTGCCCGAGGACACCTATGGCCTCCTCGCCGCCCAACCGGGACGCATCTCCGCGTGGATGGGGGAGGTGGCCACGGGCCCCCTGCCGGAGGACGTGGTGCTGTACGCCCCCCGGCGCATCGTGGGCACCGTGGTGGACGGCGAGCACCCCGTCGCCGGCGCCACCGTCACGGAGCTCGACAACGGTCGCGTTGCCACCACCGACGAACAGGGGCGCTTCACCTTCGACGGCCTGTCCCCCGACGAGTACACCCTAAAGGCGGAGCAGGGCGGCCTCCAGGCGCACGAAACGGTGGTGGTCACGGAGGACCCGCGCGAGGTCCAGGTGACGCTGCGCCTGGGCACCGTCTTCTACGTGGAGGCCACCGTGCGTGACACCGCCGGCAAACCCGTGGCCCAGGCGGAGGTGAGCGCCGCCCTTCCCCGTGAGAGTGACGAGTACCTCGACCCCCACCACTTCAAGGCGCTCGGCACCACCGACGAGGACGGCCGCCTGCGCCTGGGCCCCCTCCGGGCCCGCGACTACGTCTTCCAGGTGGTGGCGGACCGGATGCTGGACCTCACCGAGACCCGCACCATCGCCTCGGGCGGCCCCGCGCTGGACTTCGTCCTCTCCCCCGCCATCCTCGTGGAGGGAATCGTCACCGACGCCGCGGGCAAGCCGGTGGTGGATGCCTCCCTGTCGCTGCATCCACCAGACCGGACGCGCCCGGTCAGCGCGCCTCCGCCCGTCTACACGCGCTCGTTCATCCTGGTGCACCCATCCCGCGAGGCGCCCCTCACCTTCGACGCCACCTCCGACGCGGAGGGGCACTTCGCCATCAAGGTGGACCAGCCCCTCTCCGGCACCCTCACCCTCGAGGCCGAAGGCTACCTGCCGCGCACGCTCCAGGTCCGCGCCCCCACGTCCGGCCTGAAGCTCACCCTGGACTCGGGTGCCACCGTGCGCGGCACCGTGACGAGCTCGCGCGGCACGCCCGTCAACGAAGTGGACGTCTCCTTGGAGAAGCAGGAGCCGGAGCCCTCCCCAGGCGCCCGCGAGGCCCCCGAAGGAGAAGAAGACGACAACGCGTTCAACAGCGAGCGCACGACCTTCGCGGGCTCCTCGGGCGAGGACGGCCGCTTCGACATCAAGGGCCTGCCGCCCGGCACCTATGCCGTGTGGATGCGGACCACCACGGGCGGCTATGAGCGCCACATGCCCGACCGCGTGGTGCTGCGCGGCTCGGAGACCGTGGAGCTGGCGCTGCGCCTGGACCTGGACGGCCGGGTGGGCGGCATCGTCGTGGACGCGGAGGGCCGGCCCCTGGCGGACGTCACCGTGGAGGCCACCGCGAAGGAGGAGGAAGCCAGCACCGGCCGCGGGTACTCCCCCCTCTCCGCGAAGACCGGCCCGGACGGCCGCTTCGTCCTGGAGCCGCTGGCGCGCGACTGGGACTACGAGCTGACGGCGGCGAAGCCGGGCTACGCGCTGCCCAAGCCGCCCAGGAAGGAGCACCCCGACGAGGGCCCGGACGACGAGACCTTCGAACAGCTGAGAGCGAGGCACAGGCGATGGCTGGAGGAGCGGGAGGGGCCCAAGCTCATGGCCCGCGCGGGGAACATGGCGGTGCGCATCACCCTCGCCTTCCAGGGCCGCATCACCGGCCGGCTGGCCAGGAAGGACGGCACGCCCATCACCCGCTTCACCGTGAACGAAGAAGCGGTACGCGACCCGAAGGGCGCCTTCACCGTCTTCGTGGACGAGCCCGGCCCCCAGCACCTCACCTTCGAGGCGACGGGCCACGCCCTCACCCAGCGCGACGTGGACGTCCCCGCCGGCCGGGACGTGGACCTGGGCACGGTGAGCATGGAAGAGGGCCACATCATCAAGGGCCGCGTGGTGGATGACGCCACCGGCGCCCCGCTGGCCGGGGTGTCCATCTCCCTGTCGCTGCCGGCGGCAGACGCCGCCAACGCGGAGCAGGCCAGCTCCTTCGCGGACGTCGACACCGGCCCGGACGGCACCTTCCAACTGCCCGCCGTGGAATCCCGGCCCTACCTGCTCACCGCGCAGGAGGAGGAACACGCGTTGCTCGAGCGCATCGTGGGCCCCACCGAGGACACGCTCGAGCTGCGCCTGCCCATCTCCACCCGCCTGGAGGTCACGGCGCGAGACGCACAGGGCCAGCCGGCGTCCATCGTCCTGGCGGCCGTCCCGAAGGCGAACCCGGAGGAGGAGCTCACCGCCCCGGCGAGCGACGGCGTGGCCCTGTTCCGCGACCTGGCCCCGGGCGACTACCTGGTGAAGATCGCGGGCGGAAACACCGGCAGGGCCGTGCCTCGCGTCGTGCGCGTGGAGCCCCATCGCGTCAACCGGGTGGACCTGCCGCTGTCGACGACGGGGCTCAAGCTGAAGCTGCGCTGGAGCGAGCGCGGCAGGCAGGGCACCTCCTACCTCCTCCCCGGCCGGGTCCCCGCGCCACCCGAATCGGCCTCTGCCGCGGAGGTGCGGTGGCTGCGCGAACAGGCGCTCCCGCCGCTGTTTCACAACGCAGGGACCTGGGTGCTCGTTCCTCCCGGGCCCTACACGCTTCTCGTGTTGCAAGAACGCGAGGGACGCTGGCTCTCGTTCCGCGAGGACGTGACGGTGGGCCCAGGCACCATGCAGGACATGCAGGAGGTGGAGGTGCCCGCGCTTCCGTGGTGA